Proteins from a genomic interval of Sporolactobacillus sp. Y61:
- a CDS encoding ABC transporter ATP-binding protein: MILTLNQVTKKFGDKVAVNDMNLELNEGVYGILGANGSGKTTLMRMLATVMHPTSGQLLLDGKDIFQLDDAYRDLVGYLPQQVGLYKNFTAEKFLLYIAALKGLGKEQAKQKVDQMLRWVGLEAHRREKVGKFSGGMKQRVGIAQALLNDPKILIVDEPTAGLDPKERIRFRNLMSSIAANRIVVLSTHIVSDLEYIAREIVIMKDGQLIKKGNPQKLLARLDGKVWLVTISDAQLAFYQEQYKVGNIIRRENGIEIRVISDEKPQRAAIVAAPNLEDLYLYYFD; encoded by the coding sequence TTGATTTTAACCCTTAATCAGGTTACGAAAAAATTCGGTGATAAAGTCGCCGTGAACGACATGAATCTGGAACTGAACGAAGGCGTGTATGGCATTCTCGGCGCCAACGGCTCGGGGAAAACCACCCTGATGCGGATGCTGGCCACCGTGATGCACCCGACGTCCGGCCAACTGCTGCTGGACGGCAAAGATATTTTCCAGCTTGATGATGCCTATCGGGATCTCGTCGGTTACCTTCCGCAGCAGGTCGGGCTCTATAAAAATTTTACCGCCGAAAAATTTCTGCTCTATATTGCAGCATTGAAAGGACTTGGGAAGGAGCAGGCGAAGCAGAAAGTTGACCAGATGCTCCGGTGGGTTGGCCTGGAGGCGCATCGCAGGGAAAAAGTCGGCAAATTCTCCGGAGGCATGAAACAGCGCGTCGGGATCGCCCAGGCCCTGTTAAACGACCCGAAGATCCTGATTGTGGATGAGCCAACCGCCGGGCTGGATCCAAAAGAACGAATCCGTTTCCGTAATCTCATGTCATCGATTGCCGCCAATCGAATTGTCGTGCTGTCCACGCACATCGTCTCCGACCTTGAATACATCGCCAGAGAAATCGTGATCATGAAAGACGGCCAGTTGATTAAAAAAGGCAACCCTCAAAAACTGCTCGCCCGGCTGGATGGGAAAGTCTGGCTCGTAACGATCTCTGACGCGCAATTGGCTTTTTACCAGGAACAATATAAGGTGGGCAACATCATTCGGAGAGAAAACGGCATAGAAATTCGGGTCATTTCCGATGAAAAGCCGCAACGAGCCGCCATCGTGGCAGCCCCGAATCTCGAAGATCTGTACCTGTATTACTTTGACTGA
- a CDS encoding NADP-dependent oxidoreductase has product MRAVVINEYGPAENLHVEERPVPEIADDEVLIENYATSINPIDWKARLGLLKPMFDWNFPVVLGWDAAGVVTKAGARVTKFKAGDKVFARPDIDKDGKRGTYAEYVAAKEDKVALKPEELSFETAAAIPLAGLTAWQVVQDRLHVKSGEKVLVQAGAGGVGLFAIQIAKYLGAYVATTASADSRDLLLHLGADEVIDYHTTKIEDVLHDYDAVFDTVDAIDAGLKVLKPSGRLVTIAGHPTAEQKKAPQDVSDWWLQPNGKQLSELGTLVAQEKIKVIIDSTFDLTTSGLQSAHKRSESRHAHGKIVIKIK; this is encoded by the coding sequence ATGAGAGCAGTTGTTATCAATGAATATGGACCTGCAGAAAATTTACATGTTGAAGAACGGCCGGTACCTGAGATCGCAGATGATGAGGTATTAATCGAAAACTATGCAACAAGTATCAATCCCATCGACTGGAAAGCACGTTTGGGCTTGCTTAAACCGATGTTTGACTGGAATTTTCCGGTGGTATTAGGATGGGATGCTGCAGGCGTGGTGACTAAGGCAGGTGCCAGGGTAACCAAATTTAAAGCGGGCGATAAGGTCTTTGCGCGTCCTGATATTGATAAAGACGGCAAGCGAGGGACCTACGCCGAATATGTTGCAGCTAAAGAAGATAAGGTAGCCTTAAAGCCTGAGGAACTTTCATTTGAAACCGCGGCAGCCATTCCGCTCGCGGGTCTGACAGCATGGCAAGTCGTTCAGGATCGTCTGCACGTGAAGTCCGGTGAAAAAGTTCTGGTGCAGGCAGGTGCCGGTGGCGTCGGCCTGTTTGCGATCCAGATCGCTAAATATCTCGGGGCGTATGTCGCTACAACCGCCAGTGCAGACAGCAGGGATCTGCTGCTTCACCTCGGTGCCGATGAGGTCATTGATTACCACACCACAAAAATTGAAGACGTTCTTCATGATTATGATGCGGTATTTGATACAGTTGACGCGATAGATGCGGGCTTAAAAGTTCTCAAGCCTTCCGGACGTCTGGTCACGATCGCCGGGCATCCGACCGCTGAACAAAAAAAGGCACCACAGGACGTTTCTGACTGGTGGTTACAGCCCAATGGTAAGCAGCTGAGTGAACTGGGTACTTTGGTTGCACAGGAGAAAATCAAAGTGATCATTGACAGTACATTTGATTTAACTACATCGGGTTTACAGTCAGCGCATAAACGCAGTGAAAGCCGTCATGCACATGGGAAAATAGTGATCAAAATTAAATGA